The following proteins are encoded in a genomic region of Paenibacillus sp. FSL H3-0469:
- a CDS encoding methylated-DNA--[protein]-cysteine S-methyltransferase — protein MNPNRNNSRSTDTITIYHHTLNPGNGEWTLWASDKGLIRISFPQDEGQLPASWLKMYAPAHELIEDAGRFEQLGVITLLERYFAGEPVDFSSVELDLWGTPFQQEVWRGLLTIPHGETASYKQLAERIGRPLAVRAVGAANGQNPVPVIVPCHRVIGANGTLTGFRGGLQMKQELLQLEGILNVKAAGHERFAF, from the coding sequence ATGAATCCAAACCGGAATAACAGCCGGAGTACAGATACTATCACGATTTATCATCATACCCTGAATCCCGGAAACGGGGAGTGGACCCTGTGGGCCAGCGATAAAGGCCTGATCCGCATATCCTTCCCGCAGGACGAAGGGCAATTACCCGCCTCCTGGTTGAAAATGTATGCGCCTGCCCATGAGCTCATAGAGGATGCCGGGAGATTTGAGCAGCTTGGGGTGATAACGCTGCTGGAGCGGTATTTTGCCGGAGAGCCGGTGGATTTCAGCAGTGTGGAGCTGGATCTGTGGGGCACCCCGTTTCAGCAGGAGGTATGGCGGGGGCTGCTGACCATCCCGCATGGCGAGACAGCCAGCTACAAGCAATTGGCTGAGCGGATCGGCAGACCGTTGGCGGTTCGCGCTGTCGGCGCGGCCAACGGGCAGAACCCGGTGCCGGTTATTGTACCCTGCCACCGGGTGATTGGTGCGAACGGTACCTTAACCGGCTTCCGGGGCGGACTCCAGATGAAGCAGGAGCTGCTCCAGCTGGAGGGGATTCTGAATGTAAAGGCGGCGGGTCATGAACGATTTGCTTTTTAA
- a CDS encoding GNAT family protein: MNSNSRLLTGDKVYLRSLNGEDAGLYYEMFHGAEVRRLTGTKNHVTKEQIEQYIARKSGDDSTVLLLIALKENDKVIGDIAIQDIDGDNRNANLRIAIGDERHQGQGYGREALLLMLDYGFGILNLHRIELEVYSYNARAAHVYESIGFVQEGVRRQTLFYNHEYHDVIMMGMLESEYRERYLK; encoded by the coding sequence ATGAACAGTAATTCAAGGCTTTTAACAGGGGATAAGGTATATTTGCGCTCCCTGAACGGGGAAGACGCCGGGCTGTATTATGAGATGTTCCACGGCGCGGAAGTCCGCAGGCTGACCGGTACCAAGAATCATGTCACCAAAGAGCAGATTGAGCAGTATATCGCCCGTAAATCCGGGGATGACAGTACGGTGCTGCTGCTGATCGCGCTGAAGGAGAACGACAAGGTGATCGGCGACATCGCCATTCAGGATATCGATGGGGATAACCGGAATGCCAATCTGCGGATCGCCATCGGGGACGAGCGGCATCAGGGACAAGGATACGGGCGCGAAGCGCTGCTGCTTATGCTGGATTACGGCTTCGGCATTCTGAATCTGCACAGGATTGAGCTGGAGGTCTACAGTTATAATGCCCGTGCTGCGCATGTCTATGAGTCCATCGGTTTTGTGCAGGAGGGGGTACGGCGCCAGACGCTGTTCTATAATCATGAGTATCATGATGTGATTATGATGGGCATGCTGGAGAGTGAATACCGGGAGCGTTATTTGAAGTAG
- a CDS encoding sigma factor-like helix-turn-helix DNA-binding protein, translating into MEQQMIQRYRQEIYRIGWRLQYRSKRTRRHECTFMDIRPAQRDETEEMINRLSVEQLLNTLPTKGKVILQKIYLQEMTEAEVAAQLHMSQQGVNKWKQKMLQQLSQTANSQTF; encoded by the coding sequence ATGGAACAGCAAATGATACAGCGTTACCGGCAGGAAATCTATCGAATCGGCTGGCGCTTACAATACCGCAGCAAGCGAACCCGCCGGCATGAATGTACCTTCATGGATATCCGCCCGGCTCAGCGGGATGAAACGGAGGAGATGATTAACCGGTTGTCCGTAGAGCAGCTATTAAATACACTTCCAACCAAAGGAAAGGTGATTCTGCAGAAGATTTATCTGCAGGAAATGACAGAGGCTGAGGTCGCGGCACAGCTGCACATGAGTCAACAGGGGGTTAATAAATGGAAGCAAAAAATGCTCCAGCAGCTATCACAGACAGCGAATTCGCAGACCTTCTGA
- a CDS encoding PLP-dependent aminotransferase family protein, which yields MLLVPDLNEHSETPYYIQLYDYLAKAILSGALQSGTRLPSIRRLAGLCGISATPVELAYQQLLAEGFIASKPRSGYYILPVHQEGSPAPAGERLRPAPRPITPRDSRLYAYDFHMSRNDFSLFPHKIWRSLYQEQLANPDLLQYGDPQGEPALRASIAAHLRQFRGLRCTEKQIVVGGDQYTLCSLLCLLLKGRVNGLGIEDPGYHLLPAAFRRSGYSILPIPLEEDGLQPDKLYSSGADAVYISPSHQFPRGMTMPITKRLALLEWARSTGGYIIEDDYDGEFRYHGRPIPALQGLAEGSPVIYMCSFAQSVTPALCIHYMVLPEELLPDYHSLRSELYLEHSASRLHQIALHYFMERGHFEKHLRRMRLLYQRKHDLLLRSVRQHFGDAAVLSGTDAGFHLLMTFKPPAAEVGSRVSNRVSNSISAKELAAIAEAEGIRVTPMSYTWWGKPDYDQPEFILGFGGIAEDLIDEGIRRLAGAWLG from the coding sequence ATGCTGCTTGTCCCGGATCTGAATGAACACAGCGAGACCCCTTACTACATACAGCTCTATGATTATCTGGCAAAAGCAATCCTGAGCGGCGCCCTCCAGAGCGGCACGCGCCTGCCTTCTATCCGCCGCCTGGCGGGGTTATGCGGAATCAGCGCCACTCCGGTGGAGCTGGCCTACCAGCAGCTTCTGGCAGAGGGCTTCATCGCCAGCAAGCCGCGCAGCGGCTATTACATCCTGCCCGTTCACCAGGAAGGCAGCCCTGCTCCTGCCGGGGAACGGCTCCGTCCGGCACCCCGCCCAATCACGCCCCGTGATTCACGGCTCTATGCGTATGATTTCCATATGTCGCGCAATGATTTCTCCCTGTTCCCGCACAAAATATGGCGCAGCCTCTACCAGGAGCAGCTGGCGAATCCAGACCTGCTCCAGTACGGCGACCCCCAAGGAGAGCCTGCCCTCCGCGCAAGCATCGCCGCCCATCTGCGGCAATTCCGCGGGCTGCGCTGCACGGAGAAGCAGATTGTAGTCGGCGGCGACCAATATACGCTGTGTTCTTTGCTGTGTCTGCTGCTGAAGGGAAGGGTTAACGGACTGGGTATCGAAGATCCGGGGTACCACCTGCTGCCGGCGGCATTCCGGCGCAGCGGATACAGTATCCTGCCGATTCCGCTGGAGGAGGATGGATTACAGCCAGACAAGCTCTACAGCAGCGGGGCAGATGCTGTGTACATCTCGCCGTCCCACCAGTTTCCCCGGGGGATGACCATGCCGATTACCAAACGCCTCGCATTGCTGGAATGGGCCCGGTCCACAGGCGGCTATATCATCGAGGATGATTATGACGGGGAGTTCCGCTATCACGGGCGGCCGATTCCGGCGCTTCAAGGGCTGGCCGAGGGCAGCCCGGTGATCTATATGTGCAGCTTCGCCCAGTCGGTGACTCCTGCCTTATGTATTCACTACATGGTTCTGCCGGAGGAGCTGCTGCCGGACTACCACAGCCTGAGAAGTGAGCTGTACCTGGAGCATTCGGCCTCCCGGCTTCATCAGATCGCGCTGCACTATTTCATGGAGCGGGGGCATTTCGAAAAGCACCTGCGCCGGATGCGCCTGCTCTATCAGCGCAAGCATGACCTGCTGCTGCGATCAGTCAGGCAGCATTTCGGCGATGCCGCAGTGCTCAGCGGAACGGATGCCGGATTCCATCTGCTGATGACCTTTAAGCCGCCCGCAGCAGAAGTTGGCTCCAGAGTCAGCAACAGAGTCAGCAATAGCATCAGCGCCAAGGAGCTTGCCGCAATAGCGGAAGCTGAAGGCATTCGCGTTACCCCCATGTCCTACACCTGGTGGGGCAAGCCGGACTACGATCAGCCTGAATTCATCCTGGGCTTCGGCGGGATCGCTGAGGACCTGATCGATGAGGGCATCCGCAGATTGGCGGGGGCGTGGCTGGGTTAG
- a CDS encoding GNAT family N-acetyltransferase — translation MPLIIRNAEPNDVSSLTELMYEYIVGFYQNPKPSADKINSLIQTLFDQQQGVQFVAEQNGELVGFATLFFTFSTMKADKIIVMNDLFVREAFRDTEVESQLFLACQQYSQNHGYANMTWITSTNNKRAQSFFENMNAVKGKDWVHYSLI, via the coding sequence ATGCCATTGATAATCAGAAACGCTGAGCCTAATGATGTAAGCAGTCTGACCGAGCTGATGTATGAATACATCGTTGGTTTTTATCAGAACCCTAAACCTTCTGCCGATAAAATCAACTCTTTAATCCAGACCCTTTTTGACCAGCAGCAGGGGGTGCAGTTCGTGGCAGAGCAGAATGGAGAGTTGGTCGGCTTTGCTACCCTATTCTTTACATTCAGCACTATGAAAGCAGATAAAATCATTGTTATGAACGACCTCTTCGTAAGAGAAGCCTTTAGAGATACCGAAGTGGAATCACAACTATTCCTGGCATGTCAACAGTACTCACAGAATCATGGCTATGCCAACATGACTTGGATTACTTCTACTAATAACAAACGCGCTCAAAGCTTCTTTGAAAACATGAACGCGGTCAAAGGGAAGGATTGGGTTCACTACTCCCTTATCTAA
- a CDS encoding Ada metal-binding domain-containing protein, whose protein sequence is MDPQLFEHIYETVVRREPTYDGIYYTAVLTTHIVCRPSCRARTPKAANVVFYGSLQEAISSGFRPCKRCRPEEGGTLRPDAVLAAQADAIMDGRFGSKLTLQSMAEELKVSPFHLQRTYKRVTGLSPAARLDTLRTEEACRLLTQTAAGIAEVGGAVGFRTPSHFAAWFVKKTGLSPTEYRSKHNEGGNQHESKPE, encoded by the coding sequence ATGGACCCGCAATTGTTCGAGCATATCTATGAAACGGTGGTGCGGCGCGAGCCGACCTATGACGGGATTTACTATACGGCGGTGCTGACAACCCATATTGTCTGCCGTCCGTCCTGCCGGGCGAGAACGCCGAAGGCAGCGAATGTTGTATTCTATGGCTCCTTGCAGGAGGCTATTTCGTCAGGCTTCCGTCCCTGCAAAAGATGCCGGCCCGAGGAAGGCGGCACCCTCCGGCCAGACGCAGTCCTGGCGGCGCAGGCGGATGCCATTATGGACGGGCGGTTCGGCAGCAAGCTGACCCTGCAGTCGATGGCGGAAGAGCTGAAGGTCAGCCCGTTCCACCTGCAGCGCACCTATAAGCGGGTTACCGGCCTGTCACCTGCTGCCAGACTGGACACACTGCGCACAGAAGAAGCCTGCAGGCTGCTGACGCAGACTGCGGCGGGGATAGCTGAAGTCGGCGGGGCTGTGGGTTTCCGTACACCCTCTCATTTTGCCGCCTGGTTCGTGAAGAAGACGGGGCTGTCCCCTACAGAGTACCGCAGCAAGCATAACGAAGGAGGAAATCAACATGAATCCAAACCGGAATAA
- a CDS encoding VOC family protein: protein MKLQMNPYILVDGSAAEAIAFYQEALGAVVLFKQTMGEGPQNPDAPMTEEEKAQIAHAVLLAGETKFFVADYEPGMPRSRGNSINICLTVETEAEAQQLFNSLKAGGTVDIELAPAYYSPAYGMVTDKFGVCFQIFMMKGR from the coding sequence ATGAAACTGCAAATGAATCCTTATATTCTGGTGGACGGATCTGCCGCTGAGGCGATAGCCTTTTATCAGGAGGCGCTGGGCGCAGTGGTCCTCTTCAAGCAGACGATGGGCGAAGGCCCACAGAACCCGGACGCCCCGATGACGGAGGAGGAAAAGGCGCAGATCGCCCATGCGGTGCTGCTGGCGGGAGAGACGAAGTTTTTTGTGGCCGATTATGAGCCGGGTATGCCGCGCAGCCGGGGCAACAGCATCAACATCTGTCTCACGGTGGAGACCGAGGCTGAAGCACAGCAGCTATTCAACTCACTGAAGGCAGGTGGCACCGTCGATATCGAGCTGGCCCCGGCCTATTACAGTCCCGCTTACGGCATGGTGACCGATAAGTTCGGCGTCTGCTTCCAGATCTTCATGATGAAGGGGCGGTGA
- the clpB gene encoding ATP-dependent chaperone ClpB translates to MDFNKLTQKLQEAVAEAQSLAGSSGHQEIDNLHLLKALLQQHEGLLPRLLQKMNVPAAELLQGTEALLQRKPSVSGSGAGTMRRYASPALIAMLEQAEQEAAKMQDEFVAVEHAVLAMVSDASSGNRELRGLFTSRGVTREKLLGVLAEIRGHQRVTSREPEATYEVLEKYGRDLVAEVRAGKIDPVIGRDAEIRRVIRILSRKTKNNPVLIGEPGVGKTAIVEGLAHRIVRRDVPEGLKDKTIFSLDMSALIAGAKYRGEFEERLQAVLKEIRESDGRIILFIDELHTIVGAGKTEGAMDAGNMLKPMLARGELHCIGATTLDEYRKYIEKDPALERRFQQVLVSEPDVEDTISILRGLKERFEVHHGVKIYDSALVAAGVLSNRYITDRFLPDKAIDLVDEACAMIRTEIDSMPGEMDEVTRRLMQMEIEEAALKKETDDASARRLENLQRELADLKEKHLEMTARWEKEKSAIQGIRDLKKRLEQARKDLVDAQEIYDLNKSAELSYGIIPDLERQLKAAEEAAQQDQETRLLREAVTEEEIADIVSRWTGVPVSRLVEGERDKLLRLEDTLHERVVGQDEAVRLVSDAVLRARAGIKDPNRPIGSFLFLGPTGVGKTELAKALAVSLFDREDGMIRIDMSEYMEKHSVSRLVGAPPGYVGYEEGGQLTEAVRRQPYTVVLLDEVEKAHPDVFNILLQLLDDGRLTDSQGRMVDFKNTIVIMTSNIGSPHLIQGTDDNGELTEAVKDRVMKELSGHFRPEFLNRVDDIVMFKPLTLGETQRIVVKLVDGLRLRLAERNIGLMLSDRAVRFIAEEGFDSVYGARPLKRFIQRSLETRVARALIAGEAEEGSVMTVDEADGELTVAIAKSESAKTVGSM, encoded by the coding sequence ATGGATTTCAATAAACTTACCCAGAAGCTGCAAGAGGCCGTGGCGGAGGCACAGTCGCTGGCGGGTTCCAGCGGGCATCAGGAGATTGACAATCTTCATCTGCTGAAGGCACTGCTCCAGCAGCATGAGGGCCTGCTGCCCCGGCTGCTGCAGAAGATGAATGTTCCCGCAGCAGAGCTGCTTCAGGGAACAGAAGCGCTGCTCCAGCGCAAACCCAGTGTAAGCGGGAGCGGAGCAGGCACCATGCGGCGCTATGCCTCGCCTGCGCTGATTGCTATGCTGGAGCAGGCGGAGCAGGAAGCGGCCAAGATGCAGGACGAATTCGTTGCGGTAGAGCATGCTGTTCTGGCGATGGTCTCGGATGCAAGCAGCGGGAACCGCGAGCTGCGCGGATTATTCACCAGCCGGGGCGTTACCCGGGAGAAGCTGCTCGGTGTGCTTGCGGAGATCCGCGGACACCAGCGGGTGACCAGCCGGGAGCCGGAGGCCACCTATGAGGTGCTGGAGAAGTACGGCCGCGATCTCGTAGCCGAGGTGCGGGCAGGTAAGATCGATCCGGTCATCGGGCGCGATGCCGAGATTCGCCGGGTGATCCGCATCCTCTCCCGCAAGACCAAGAATAACCCTGTTCTGATCGGGGAGCCGGGGGTCGGCAAGACAGCGATTGTGGAAGGGCTGGCCCACCGGATTGTCCGCCGGGATGTGCCGGAGGGACTGAAGGACAAGACGATTTTCTCGCTGGATATGAGCGCGCTGATTGCCGGTGCGAAATACCGCGGGGAGTTCGAGGAGCGGCTGCAGGCGGTGCTGAAGGAGATCCGCGAGAGTGACGGGCGGATTATTCTGTTCATTGACGAGCTGCATACGATTGTAGGTGCCGGTAAGACGGAGGGGGCCATGGATGCGGGCAACATGCTGAAGCCGATGCTGGCCCGGGGCGAGCTGCACTGTATCGGGGCGACCACGCTGGATGAGTACCGCAAATATATCGAGAAGGACCCGGCGCTCGAACGCCGCTTCCAGCAGGTGCTGGTCAGTGAGCCGGATGTCGAGGATACCATTTCGATTCTGCGGGGCTTGAAGGAACGCTTCGAGGTGCATCACGGGGTCAAAATCTACGACAGCGCCCTGGTCGCAGCCGGTGTGCTGTCCAACCGTTACATCACCGACCGCTTCCTGCCGGATAAGGCAATTGACCTGGTCGATGAAGCCTGCGCGATGATCCGCACGGAGATTGACTCTATGCCCGGCGAGATGGATGAGGTGACCCGCCGCCTGATGCAGATGGAGATAGAGGAAGCGGCGCTCAAAAAAGAAACCGACGACGCCAGTGCGCGCCGTCTGGAGAACCTCCAGCGGGAGCTGGCCGACCTCAAGGAGAAGCATCTGGAGATGACGGCCCGCTGGGAGAAGGAGAAATCGGCCATTCAGGGCATCCGTGACCTGAAGAAGCGGCTGGAGCAGGCCCGCAAGGATCTGGTCGATGCGCAGGAGATTTATGATCTCAACAAGTCGGCTGAATTAAGCTATGGCATTATTCCTGATCTGGAGCGGCAGCTTAAGGCCGCGGAGGAAGCGGCCCAGCAGGATCAGGAGACCCGGCTGCTGCGTGAAGCCGTGACGGAGGAGGAGATCGCCGATATTGTCTCACGCTGGACGGGTGTTCCCGTAAGCAGACTGGTGGAAGGCGAGCGGGATAAGCTGCTGCGGCTGGAGGATACGCTGCATGAGCGGGTAGTCGGGCAGGATGAGGCGGTCCGGCTGGTATCGGACGCTGTTCTTCGGGCAAGGGCCGGCATCAAGGACCCGAACCGTCCGATCGGCTCGTTCCTGTTCCTCGGGCCGACCGGGGTCGGGAAGACGGAGCTGGCTAAAGCACTGGCGGTATCGCTATTCGACCGCGAGGACGGCATGATCCGTATCGATATGTCAGAGTATATGGAGAAGCATAGTGTCTCCCGTCTCGTGGGCGCTCCTCCCGGATATGTCGGCTATGAAGAAGGCGGCCAACTGACTGAAGCGGTGCGCCGCCAGCCGTATACAGTAGTCCTGCTGGATGAGGTGGAAAAGGCTCATCCGGATGTGTTTAACATTCTGCTGCAGCTGCTGGATGACGGGCGGCTGACCGATTCCCAGGGCCGGATGGTCGACTTCAAGAACACTATTGTCATCATGACCTCCAATATCGGCTCACCGCATCTGATTCAGGGCACCGATGACAACGGCGAACTGACTGAAGCCGTGAAGGACCGGGTTATGAAGGAGCTGAGCGGGCATTTCCGTCCAGAGTTCCTCAACCGGGTGGATGATATTGTAATGTTCAAGCCGCTGACACTGGGCGAGACCCAGAGAATTGTAGTTAAGCTGGTAGATGGACTGCGTCTGCGTCTCGCAGAGCGGAATATCGGTCTCATGCTGAGCGACCGGGCAGTGCGCTTCATTGCGGAGGAAGGCTTCGACTCGGTGTATGGCGCCCGGCCGCTGAAGCGGTTCATCCAGCGCAGCCTGGAGACCCGGGTAGCGCGTGCGCTGATCGCCGGAGAAGCGGAGGAAGGCTCAGTGATGACTGTCGATGAAGCGGACGGAGAGCTGACCGTTGCAATAGCGAAATCAGAGTCTGCGAAGACAGTAGGATCGATGTGA
- a CDS encoding Hsp20/alpha crystallin family protein translates to MFDLVPFGKRRDDAFGVLAKSLNEMFNDDFFAPLTSNALSFRTDIREREGAYLIEAELPGFRKEEIDIDYSSPYLTIKAVRKEENSEENKEHQMVRRERRYGEYVRRFYVQDIAEEDIRASLKDGVLSLEVPKRQKSQGKRIEIQDGGNDTPDRKELQ, encoded by the coding sequence ATGTTTGATTTGGTTCCTTTTGGTAAACGCAGAGATGATGCTTTTGGTGTGCTGGCGAAGTCGCTGAACGAAATGTTTAATGATGATTTCTTCGCACCGTTGACCAGTAACGCGCTGTCTTTCCGGACGGACATCCGTGAGCGTGAAGGAGCATATCTGATCGAGGCCGAGCTTCCGGGCTTCCGCAAAGAAGAAATCGACATTGATTATTCCAGCCCTTACTTGACGATCAAGGCCGTCCGCAAAGAAGAGAACAGCGAAGAGAATAAGGAGCATCAGATGGTACGCCGCGAACGGCGGTATGGGGAATATGTACGCCGGTTCTACGTCCAGGATATTGCAGAGGAAGACATCCGTGCTTCTCTGAAGGATGGTGTACTGAGCCTGGAGGTGCCGAAACGGCAGAAGTCGCAGGGCAAGCGGATTGAAATTCAAGATGGCGGAAACGATACTCCAGACCGGAAAGAGCTTCAGTAA
- a CDS encoding DnaJ C-terminal domain-containing protein, which translates to MAANYYERLGVDQKASKQEIKKAYQKLAKKWHPDVNKAPEAEAKFKEAAEAYEVLGDEEKRKIYDEELRYGAAAGSRGQRSYGSASSASWESPFGAGWSSGAGSAGGIPEEDLFGMFFGSRGAADRAGFFSGSSGARPGGSPWGDEFSTMQAQLEITLEQAYKGGNISVQAAGKDLNVQIPARSAEGTVIRVPGGGSGAGQGGDLLISLHLLPHEIYEPDGGDLLGTVEIAPWQAVLGGEAKVALPDGSSVKLKIPAGIASGGTLRLSGKGLRRPDGTNGDILFRMEMVIPAGTTEAEKKLYRQLAESGSFQAGAKRRTTGGAQRRRAATR; encoded by the coding sequence GTGGCGGCAAATTATTATGAGCGTCTTGGGGTAGATCAGAAGGCGTCGAAGCAGGAGATCAAGAAGGCCTATCAGAAGCTGGCCAAAAAATGGCATCCCGATGTCAACAAGGCCCCGGAGGCAGAGGCGAAATTCAAGGAAGCAGCCGAGGCATATGAGGTGCTGGGCGACGAAGAGAAGCGCAAAATCTATGATGAGGAGCTCCGCTATGGAGCCGCAGCAGGCTCGCGGGGTCAGCGCAGCTACGGATCAGCCTCCTCTGCGTCATGGGAATCGCCATTTGGCGCGGGCTGGAGCAGCGGAGCCGGCTCTGCCGGTGGTATACCCGAAGAGGATCTGTTCGGGATGTTCTTCGGCAGCCGGGGCGCGGCTGACCGCGCCGGCTTCTTCTCGGGCAGCAGTGGTGCCCGTCCAGGCGGAAGCCCGTGGGGGGATGAGTTCAGTACGATGCAGGCCCAGCTTGAGATTACGCTGGAGCAGGCCTACAAAGGCGGTAATATCAGCGTTCAGGCGGCAGGCAAGGACCTGAATGTACAGATTCCCGCACGCTCGGCGGAAGGGACCGTCATTCGGGTACCGGGCGGCGGAAGCGGAGCGGGCCAGGGCGGCGATCTGCTGATCTCGCTGCATCTCCTGCCGCATGAGATCTATGAGCCGGACGGCGGCGATCTGCTCGGCACGGTTGAGATCGCCCCCTGGCAGGCTGTGCTTGGCGGGGAAGCCAAGGTGGCGCTGCCGGATGGCAGCAGCGTGAAGCTGAAGATCCCTGCCGGGATAGCCAGCGGCGGAACGCTGCGCCTCTCCGGCAAGGGGCTGAGACGTCCGGACGGAACGAATGGTGACATCCTGTTCCGGATGGAGATGGTCATTCCGGCCGGAACGACCGAGGCAGAGAAGAAGCTGTACCGCCAGCTGGCGGAGTCCGGCAGCTTCCAGGCCGGGGCGAAACGGCGTACCACAGGCGGAGCGCAGCGGCGCAGAGCCGCAACGCGGTAA
- a CDS encoding YafY family protein has translation MSKSKRLLDLMMTVNRKRKFTVRELADEFQVSSRTILRDLQELGELGVPLYSEVGPHGGYQVLSERILPPIAFTEEEAVAIFFASHALRHYKYLPFKEESLSALHKFYNYMSGDVRDRIDEMKNRIDFLTPARQAEFPYLSQLLEAATGQKVLLIDYQSKGRRQQRWIQPVGIYASNGLWYCPAHCFLRGGIRIFRCDRIQSAGYDEAGPAALDLRHIHLDNTEEYSSPPQQQVEPSLIRLYIELGSEGVQACEGEVWSPVLLHMREDGTGWLGGEIPGSDLGFFARFVIGLCSEATVLEPPELVAEVKRTLADMLEKYS, from the coding sequence GTGTCGAAATCCAAAAGGCTGCTGGACCTGATGATGACCGTCAACCGCAAGCGCAAATTCACTGTCAGGGAGCTGGCTGACGAATTCCAAGTCTCTTCACGCACAATCCTTAGGGATTTGCAGGAGCTGGGGGAGCTGGGCGTACCGCTCTATTCCGAAGTGGGACCGCATGGTGGGTATCAGGTACTAAGCGAGAGAATCCTGCCGCCGATTGCGTTCACGGAGGAAGAGGCGGTGGCGATTTTTTTTGCCAGCCATGCCCTGCGCCATTATAAATATCTTCCCTTCAAGGAAGAATCCTTATCCGCCCTGCACAAGTTCTATAACTACATGTCTGGGGATGTCCGTGACCGGATTGATGAGATGAAGAACAGGATTGATTTTCTGACCCCGGCGCGGCAGGCGGAATTCCCTTATCTGTCTCAACTGCTGGAAGCGGCCACCGGGCAAAAAGTGCTGCTGATCGATTACCAGTCGAAGGGCCGCCGGCAGCAAAGGTGGATTCAGCCCGTCGGGATCTACGCCAGTAACGGCCTGTGGTATTGTCCGGCGCATTGCTTCCTGCGGGGCGGCATCCGGATCTTCCGCTGTGACCGGATCCAGTCTGCCGGGTATGATGAAGCGGGACCGGCCGCGCTTGATCTGCGTCATATCCACTTGGACAATACGGAGGAATACAGCAGCCCGCCGCAGCAGCAGGTGGAACCAAGCCTTATCCGGCTGTACATAGAGCTGGGCAGTGAGGGGGTTCAGGCCTGCGAAGGGGAGGTATGGTCCCCGGTGCTGCTGCATATGCGTGAAGATGGCACAGGCTGGCTGGGGGGCGAGATTCCGGGAAGCGATCTGGGCTTCTTCGCGCGGTTTGTGATTGGCCTGTGCAGCGAGGCAACGGTGCTGGAGCCGCCGGAGCTGGTGGCCGAGGTGAAGCGGACGCTTGCGGATATGCTGGAGAAGTATAGTTGA
- a CDS encoding DNA-3-methyladenine glycosylase — MNDLLFKLPLPEDFDLGACLEYMNRSPLECLFRTDEAGVSRMFRIEGGPLLVRLSVSEDRKLSVTRLHGAIPSVLEQEALARYIVEWFDLDRDLAPFYSLAAADPLLGPLASEHRGLRIIGIPDLFEALCWAILGQQVNLAFAYRLKQRLTAEYGEALEWEGQTYYRFPGPEVFTEVQIEELCALQLTRSKAQTVLTVASLITSGELSREELLALPSPAAAEQRLLQIRGIGPWTSQYVRMRCLRDASSYPVGDVGLQNVIKHLTGMDRKPTPAELLELARPWQGWEAYATFYLWRALY, encoded by the coding sequence ATGAACGATTTGCTTTTTAAGCTGCCGCTGCCGGAAGACTTCGACCTGGGGGCCTGTCTGGAGTACATGAACCGCTCGCCGCTGGAATGCCTGTTCCGCACGGATGAAGCAGGCGTCAGCCGGATGTTCAGGATAGAGGGCGGCCCGCTCCTGGTGAGACTCAGTGTGTCCGAGGATCGCAAGCTGAGTGTAACCCGGCTGCATGGAGCGATCCCTAGTGTGCTGGAGCAGGAGGCGCTGGCCCGCTACATTGTGGAATGGTTTGATCTGGACCGTGATCTTGCCCCGTTCTACAGTCTGGCGGCGGCGGACCCGCTGCTCGGACCCCTGGCAAGCGAGCACCGGGGGCTGCGGATCATCGGCATCCCGGATCTGTTCGAGGCGTTATGCTGGGCGATTCTGGGGCAGCAGGTGAATCTGGCTTTTGCCTACAGGCTGAAGCAGCGGCTGACCGCTGAATATGGGGAAGCGCTGGAATGGGAGGGGCAGACCTACTACCGTTTCCCTGGCCCGGAGGTGTTCACAGAGGTGCAGATCGAGGAGTTATGCGCCTTGCAGCTAACCCGCAGCAAAGCACAGACAGTGCTTACCGTAGCCTCGCTGATCACGAGCGGGGAGCTAAGCCGGGAGGAGCTGCTGGCGCTACCGTCCCCGGCCGCCGCCGAGCAGCGGCTGCTGCAGATCCGCGGGATCGGCCCGTGGACCTCGCAATATGTCCGCATGCGCTGCCTGCGCGATGCTTCCTCTTATCCGGTCGGCGATGTCGGCCTGCAGAACGTGATCAAGCATCTGACCGGCATGGACCGCAAGCCGACACCGGCGGAGCTGCTGGAGCTGGCCCGGCCCTGGCAAGGCTGGGAAGCATACGCCACCTTTTACTTGTGGCGGGCGTTATATTAG